From Oceanipulchritudo coccoides, the proteins below share one genomic window:
- a CDS encoding dienelactone hydrolase family protein: protein MSTRTVTYELDGVSFESVITWDGHIDEARPGILMVPNWMGPTKTSLEKAQEIAGEDYVVMMVDMYGVDVRPQNGGEAGAAAGVLRSDRELMRARGLKALQVFLSSVDIPFAKDHVAGIGFCFGGGTVLELARAGADLDAVVSFHGDLVSPTLEADSANVTAKVLVLHGADDPFVPQEHVASFVTAMQGTESDWQLVQFSNTVHSFTDPSASMAGKAEYHPQSAKRAFAYMKTLFSELW, encoded by the coding sequence ATGAGCACAAGGACTGTCACTTACGAGCTCGATGGCGTCTCCTTTGAAAGCGTCATCACTTGGGACGGTCATATTGATGAGGCCCGCCCGGGAATCCTCATGGTTCCCAACTGGATGGGACCGACCAAAACTTCCCTTGAGAAGGCGCAGGAGATCGCAGGGGAGGACTACGTGGTCATGATGGTGGATATGTACGGCGTGGATGTCCGTCCGCAAAACGGCGGTGAAGCAGGGGCGGCCGCAGGTGTATTGCGGAGTGACCGTGAGCTGATGCGTGCCCGCGGTTTGAAGGCGCTGCAGGTTTTCCTTTCCAGTGTAGATATTCCTTTCGCGAAAGATCACGTGGCCGGAATTGGGTTTTGTTTTGGAGGCGGTACAGTCCTCGAGCTGGCCCGGGCCGGAGCGGACTTGGATGCGGTCGTTTCCTTCCACGGGGATCTGGTATCGCCAACGCTGGAAGCTGACTCGGCAAATGTCACCGCGAAGGTTCTGGTCCTGCATGGTGCGGACGACCCGTTTGTCCCGCAGGAGCATGTGGCCTCTTTTGTAACGGCGATGCAGGGTACTGAGTCCGATTGGCAATTGGTACAGTTCAGCAACACCGTGCACTCCTTCACGGACCCGAGCGCCAGCATGGCCGGAAAGGCGGAATACCACCCACAATCCGCCAAACGCGCCTTTGCCTACATGAAGACACTTTTCAGTGAACTTTGGTAG
- a CDS encoding response regulator, giving the protein MPTESEGSPETTDKCSILLVEDNPLNQKVVRLMLSKYAIEPDIANHGEEAVEKVKESKYDLILMDLHMPGMHGVEAAGIIREMLGDQCPPIVALTADVYHASESDILSQGLSGFLTKPISSQMLRDCVEKHTGLKL; this is encoded by the coding sequence ATGCCAACAGAGTCCGAAGGATCCCCTGAAACAACTGACAAGTGCTCAATACTACTTGTCGAGGATAACCCTCTCAACCAGAAGGTTGTCCGGCTAATGCTCTCCAAGTATGCCATTGAGCCGGATATTGCCAACCACGGTGAGGAGGCGGTGGAGAAGGTTAAAGAATCAAAATATGACCTGATCCTCATGGACCTTCATATGCCGGGCATGCATGGAGTGGAAGCGGCTGGAATCATCCGCGAGATGCTAGGGGATCAATGTCCGCCGATAGTCGCCCTGACGGCGGATGTTTACCATGCCAGCGAGAGCGATATCCTGAGCCAGGGCCTCAGCGGCTTCCTGACCAAGCCAATCAGCTCGCAGATGCTACGCGACTGCGTGGAGAAACACACGGGATTAAAGCTGTAG
- a CDS encoding succinylglutamate desuccinylase/aspartoacylase domain-containing protein: MNVEVYSERLEVAAKRAGFSVLSYGKVGDFSLPVLKRDVSDTAPSVYISAGVHGNEPAGPMAVLDMLRRKAFPEYANLTVFPLINPEGLLAGTRENAAGIDLNRDYGLSPRSVETKAQLEWIGQRSFDFVICLHEDDDGQGFYIYAHVDADTELDYEGIALKAAEPWTGIDQRELIDDMPAENGRMRPPEEVMDAFGNDLPEALRLHFHHSSKYTFTTETPSRQPIDKRIRAQCAVVEAVLAAWCNEQQPDPIA, from the coding sequence GTGAATGTCGAAGTCTATAGCGAGCGTCTGGAAGTGGCTGCCAAGCGCGCCGGCTTTTCCGTTTTATCCTACGGAAAGGTTGGTGATTTCTCCCTGCCTGTTCTTAAACGCGATGTCTCGGATACGGCCCCATCGGTTTACATTTCTGCCGGGGTGCATGGAAATGAACCAGCCGGGCCGATGGCTGTTCTCGACATGCTGCGCCGAAAGGCATTCCCGGAATACGCCAACTTGACCGTTTTCCCCTTGATCAATCCGGAAGGCCTTCTCGCCGGGACCCGCGAGAATGCTGCTGGAATTGATCTCAACCGGGACTACGGCCTGAGCCCGCGCTCCGTTGAAACAAAAGCCCAACTGGAATGGATTGGTCAACGGTCGTTCGACTTCGTCATCTGCCTGCACGAGGATGATGATGGACAGGGATTTTATATTTATGCCCATGTTGATGCGGATACGGAGCTCGATTATGAAGGCATCGCCCTGAAGGCCGCCGAACCATGGACCGGAATTGATCAGCGTGAGCTGATTGATGATATGCCAGCGGAGAATGGGCGGATGCGCCCTCCTGAGGAAGTGATGGATGCCTTCGGGAATGATTTACCGGAAGCCCTCAGACTTCACTTTCACCACAGCTCCAAATATACATTTACAACCGAGACACCGAGTCGACAGCCCATCGACAAGCGCATCAGGGCGCAATGCGCGGTTGTGGAGGCGGTATTGGCGGCATGGTGCAATGAGCAGCAGCCCGACCCTATTGCCTGA
- a CDS encoding formylglycine-generating enzyme family protein: MVALVRLFLCGFLCAGTAIAQTLTLIQDGADDLGGGWYNLDWFGAFHESSPDWIYHREHGFMRVVGENTAELALYDLELNTWFMVSSEAYPIIYKMGYREGWYWYYMGAEPGSRVFHDFALNQDIGQRLLIEYISPTYALIPAGSFTMGDRLDVVSQEYLNRIPAHDVMLSAYYIQHTHVTNAQFAVVLNWASEQALVEITNDRVYNTEGDVQALLYTKSDSPTWSQVRWDGSQFAVDSGKENFPVTGITWYGAMAYCHYLTRMEGGLVQAIDLTDWSMDTTVDGYRLPTEAEWEKAGRGGLDNTRFPWEDYWITHEKANYYAWVGSLIDKSTTLRYHPDWDTNAERAYYTSPVGTFAPNGYGLYDMAGNVFDWCYDWFGEAYYLEHFQSPVPDPLGPETGTKRILRGGCWDLGEKWCRVAYRESDYPTQFTMTRIGLRVARSSP; encoded by the coding sequence ATGGTGGCACTTGTACGACTTTTCTTATGCGGATTTTTATGTGCTGGGACGGCTATAGCGCAAACCCTGACACTGATTCAGGATGGAGCAGATGACCTCGGAGGGGGTTGGTACAACCTTGACTGGTTTGGTGCATTCCATGAGTCCTCGCCCGATTGGATTTATCACCGCGAGCATGGATTCATGCGAGTTGTCGGAGAAAACACTGCCGAGTTGGCATTGTATGATTTGGAATTGAACACTTGGTTCATGGTGTCCTCTGAAGCCTATCCAATAATCTACAAGATGGGTTACCGGGAAGGCTGGTATTGGTATTACATGGGAGCTGAACCGGGCAGCAGGGTTTTCCACGACTTCGCCCTCAATCAAGACATCGGCCAGCGCTTATTGATTGAATATATATCTCCGACCTATGCCCTCATCCCGGCGGGTTCATTTACCATGGGGGACAGGCTCGATGTTGTGTCACAGGAATATCTCAATCGAATTCCGGCACACGATGTCATGTTGTCTGCCTACTACATTCAACACACTCACGTGACCAACGCCCAGTTTGCCGTGGTTTTGAACTGGGCGAGCGAGCAAGCACTCGTTGAGATCACAAACGATCGGGTTTATAATACTGAAGGTGATGTTCAGGCCCTGCTTTACACAAAATCCGATTCCCCAACATGGAGTCAGGTACGATGGGACGGTAGCCAGTTTGCCGTGGATTCTGGCAAGGAAAATTTTCCCGTAACGGGTATAACCTGGTACGGGGCCATGGCCTACTGTCACTATCTAACGCGGATGGAAGGGGGATTGGTCCAGGCAATTGACCTGACCGACTGGAGCATGGACACCACTGTTGATGGATATCGCCTGCCGACTGAAGCCGAATGGGAAAAGGCGGGTCGTGGGGGATTGGACAACACCCGCTTCCCTTGGGAAGATTATTGGATCACCCATGAAAAGGCCAATTATTATGCATGGGTAGGCAGCCTCATCGATAAGAGTACAACCCTCCGTTACCATCCTGATTGGGATACAAATGCTGAACGGGCCTACTACACAAGTCCTGTCGGGACATTTGCACCAAACGGTTATGGCTTGTATGATATGGCGGGAAACGTCTTTGACTGGTGCTATGACTGGTTCGGTGAAGCATACTATCTCGAACATTTTCAGTCCCCTGTTCCAGATCCCCTCGGACCTGAGACTGGAACCAAAAGAATTCTGCGTGGGGGTTGCTGGGACCTTGGCGAAAAATGGTGCAGGGTCGCCTACCGCGAATCCGATTACCCAACCCAGTTTACAATGACCCGGATCGGCCTCCGAGTGGCACGAAGTAGCCCATGA